The genomic segment GTGCATGAGTCCGCTCGGAACGTGGTCCGTCAAAACGACCGTCGCGTGAACGAGAGCCTTGTGACCTAGAACCGCGTGATCTAGAACCCTGCGAGCCGCGTCCTCCACGCCCTTGACGCGGTGGACGAGATTCAGGCAACGTCCAACCCGAAACCAGCGGTGCATGTTGTCCAACCAACTTTTCGACAGCTGGGGAGTCACTCGTCACCGAGAGAGCTTTGGCTTCAATACCTGCAGCGCGCAGCAAGCGGCGCACATCGCGACGCTGATCTGGGAGCACTAAGGTCACCACATCACCCTCATGACCCGCACGAGCAGTACGTCCAGAACGGTGTAGGAATGATTTTGCGTCTGCCGGTGGGTCAACCTGTACAACCAATTCCACGCCGCTGACATCTACACCACGAGCAGCTACGTCGGTGGCAACTAGCACTCGAACGTCGCCCTCACTGAAAGCACTGAGGTTTCTATCTCGCTGATTCTGCGAAAGATTTCCATGAAGCTCTGCTGCAGGAATGCCATTATCGGTCAGATTCTGAGCAAGTTTCTTTGCCTGATGCTTAGTTCTGGTGAAGAGAATGCGCTTACCTGAACCTGAGGCAAGAGCCCTTACCAGCTGATGCTTCTGTCCCAATGTGGTTTCAAAAATGTGGTGAGTCATCTGTGTCACCTGCGCAGTAGCAGAATCCACAGTATGAACCTTAGGATCATTGAGGAAGCGATTTACCAGTGCATCTACACCGTGATCAAGCGTGGCTGAGAACAACATGCGCTGTCCATCAGCAGATACCTGCTCAAGCAAGCGTTCTACGGCTGGCAAGAAGCCCATATCTGCCATCTCATCAGCCTCATCGAGAACTGTGATCTCAACGTGTTCCAAGGTAAGGAGGTGCTGCCTCAACAAATCTTCGAGACGTCCAGGGCAAGCAACAACGATATCTGCGCCAGCACGGAGAGCATCTACTTGGCGGTTCTGACGAACGCCTCCATAAATGGTGGTGGTGCTCAGTCTGCATGTTGCAGCAAGTGGTTCAATAACTTCATTAATCTGATTGGCAAGCTCACGAGTTGGAGCCAAAACCAAAGCGCGAGGGCTAGGCAATGGACCCCGACTGCGACCGGCGCTACGATTGCTGCGTCCGCGGCTGTTATGACCCTTGCCACGGTGGAAATCGTCGCTCCCACCACGCTTGATGAGATCCTGCTCATACTCTTGAATTTCGCGGTCTACAGCAGCAGGACTCTGCGTGCTCAAACGTGTAATGAGAGGGATAGTAAAGGCCAGAGTCTTACCTGAACCGGTCTTACCGCGCCCGAGTATGTCGCGACCTGCAAGAGCATCAGGAATGGTGTCAACCTGAATTGGGAAAGCAGTGCTTTTGCCGTCTGCAGCAAGTGCTGCAACGAGAACGTGAGGAACACCGAGCTCAGCAAAAGAAGTATCTGAGGAAGTGTTTGAATCAGTAGTAGAAGTTGAATTAATAGTATGTGATGCAGCTTTGGTGTTTGACACCGGTTACCTTTCATTAAGGAATGATTCCAGCGGCGTTGTTATCAGGCCGCGCGGCCGCGAGCAAGGCCAATGATTTCGTGGAAAATTCCCGATAACCGAAGCGTTCAAGCGACATGGTGGGATTCGACTGAATCCCGAGCAAAGATTCACTATAGCATAGCGAGGCCATAACACCGAATGATGATGTCTAAAAGCAGTATTGAGTAGTCAGGCTAAGCGTGTCAGCGCAAACCCCAGATAATCAATGATTTCGATGCTGGGAAGATGTCTTCGTTAGACTCGTCAGAGTCCTGCACACTATGCTCCGCCTCTTCCATATGCCGATGTAGCTCGCGGCGCCATAGACGGGCTCTCTCCGAGCGCTGGATTTCAATGACCTGCCCATCCACACCGGCAGCGAAAATGCTCGAACCTTCAGGCTTACGCAAACGTCTTAATTGCCGCCGAAGTTGCCTATTTTCTTCAGCCAGTTCGAGAATTCTGGTGATGCCAGCAAGATTGATGGATTCTTCCTGACTCATATATTGAGCTTGGCAAAGTCTGTCTAAATCTCGGATTGAATATCTGCGAGCGCCACCTTCAGTGCGTTTAGGCACTATGAGCCGCAAACGATCATATTGTCGCAAGGTCTGAGGGTGAATATCTGCCAAGTCAGCAACTTGACCAACGGTGAGTACAGGAAGATCAATATCTATACCAACGTCGTCGGCTCCATCCAAGTCAACGTGACCTTCAACCAAGGAGCGCGCGCAGATGAGATACATCTGTCTGATTTCTCTCGCTATCGTTGCCACACCCCTCACCTCTCTTTCATATGAAGCTCTATCTCGGATTCGTATCTGTTTAGTTAGCTATTAGTGTGACAATCTCCCCCTCGCAGATGCCACGAGGCACATTGAGAAGGGGGAGTAATCGTCATTTTGCTTCAGGCGTTAAGCGT from the Bifidobacterium sp. genome contains:
- a CDS encoding DEAD/DEAH box helicase, which produces MNSTSTTDSNTSSDTSFAELGVPHVLVAALAADGKSTAFPIQVDTIPDALAGRDILGRGKTGSGKTLAFTIPLITRLSTQSPAAVDREIQEYEQDLIKRGGSDDFHRGKGHNSRGRSNRSAGRSRGPLPSPRALVLAPTRELANQINEVIEPLAATCRLSTTTIYGGVRQNRQVDALRAGADIVVACPGRLEDLLRQHLLTLEHVEITVLDEADEMADMGFLPAVERLLEQVSADGQRMLFSATLDHGVDALVNRFLNDPKVHTVDSATAQVTQMTHHIFETTLGQKHQLVRALASGSGKRILFTRTKHQAKKLAQNLTDNGIPAAELHGNLSQNQRDRNLSAFSEGDVRVLVATDVAARGVDVSGVELVVQVDPPADAKSFLHRSGRTARAGHEGDVVTLVLPDQRRDVRRLLRAAGIEAKALSVTSDSPAVEKLVGQHAPLVSGWTLPESRPPRQGRGGRGSQGSRSRGSRSQGSRSRDGRFDGPRSERTHAPKSADSRRRNNKQTSASSSETNHSFRHSHKRSGGKAPFRNSGR
- a CDS encoding heat shock protein transcriptional repressor HspR yields the protein MYLICARSLVEGHVDLDGADDVGIDIDLPVLTVGQVADLADIHPQTLRQYDRLRLIVPKRTEGGARRYSIRDLDRLCQAQYMSQEESINLAGITRILELAEENRQLRRQLRRLRKPEGSSIFAAGVDGQVIEIQRSERARLWRRELHRHMEEAEHSVQDSDESNEDIFPASKSLIIWGLR